A genomic segment from Streptomyces sp. NBC_00459 encodes:
- a CDS encoding glycoside hydrolase family 43 protein, with amino-acid sequence MIHNPVLRGFEPDPAILRVGDDFYLATSTFEWYPGVRVHHSRDLVNWRSLGGILDSTRLLDLTGVPDSGGIWAPGLSYVDGLFHLVFTVVDTYAEGWKDLPNFVTTAPAIEGPWSDPVPLHGRGFDVSLFHDHDGRSWLLNMRYDWRPEHESFAGIEIQEYDRAAHALLGEVRTISVGTAAGVAEGPHLYHRDGWYYLVHAEGGTGYEHGAAVARSRELLGLYEPDPAGPLLTSRHDATLELQKAGHCSLVRTPTDQWYAAHITARPQTERGRCVLGRETALQPVTWTEDGWPRIAGAIPAVTVPAPDLMPAPVLEPPVTDHFDAPALGPDWSTLRRPAGPEWIEPASGRLRIRGGQSPAGRRTPSLVARRVTARNCSFETALTFTPRTPDHLAGLTAYYNTRNWHYLYVTAEDDGSPVLRALSCAAGKLTAHPPVIPIEAGHPVLLRAELDGSDLHFSYDTGRRGIRPLGPCLDATVLSDEHADEFHDGQLRVLGFTGAMLGLWVQDLDGAGVHADFTHATYRTEPDHLS; translated from the coding sequence GTGATCCACAACCCCGTCCTGCGCGGCTTCGAACCCGACCCGGCGATCCTGCGGGTCGGCGACGACTTCTACCTCGCCACGTCCACCTTCGAGTGGTACCCGGGCGTACGCGTCCACCACTCCCGCGACCTCGTCAACTGGCGCTCCCTGGGCGGGATCCTGGACAGCACCCGACTCCTCGACCTGACGGGCGTCCCCGACTCCGGAGGCATCTGGGCGCCCGGACTGTCGTACGTCGACGGCCTGTTCCACCTCGTCTTCACCGTCGTCGACACGTATGCCGAGGGCTGGAAGGACCTGCCCAACTTCGTCACCACCGCCCCCGCCATCGAGGGCCCGTGGTCCGACCCGGTACCGCTGCACGGGCGGGGCTTCGACGTCTCTCTGTTCCACGACCACGACGGCCGGAGCTGGCTGCTGAACATGCGCTACGACTGGAGGCCCGAGCACGAGTCGTTCGCGGGCATCGAAATCCAGGAGTACGACCGCGCGGCACACGCCCTGCTCGGTGAGGTCCGGACGATCTCCGTGGGCACCGCCGCCGGGGTCGCCGAGGGCCCGCACCTGTACCACCGGGACGGCTGGTACTACTTGGTGCACGCCGAAGGCGGCACCGGCTACGAGCATGGGGCGGCCGTCGCCCGCTCCCGCGAACTGCTCGGCCTGTACGAGCCCGACCCGGCCGGACCCCTGCTCACCTCCCGGCACGATGCGACGCTGGAACTCCAGAAAGCCGGCCACTGCTCGCTGGTCCGGACGCCGACGGACCAGTGGTACGCGGCCCACATCACCGCCCGCCCCCAGACCGAGCGCGGACGCTGTGTGCTCGGCCGGGAGACCGCTCTGCAACCCGTGACCTGGACCGAGGACGGCTGGCCACGCATCGCGGGCGCGATCCCGGCCGTCACGGTTCCGGCACCGGACCTCATGCCCGCCCCTGTCCTCGAACCTCCAGTGACGGACCACTTCGACGCTCCGGCCCTCGGACCCGACTGGTCGACCCTGCGCCGCCCCGCCGGCCCCGAGTGGATCGAACCGGCATCGGGGCGGCTCCGTATCCGGGGCGGCCAGTCCCCGGCCGGCCGCCGCACCCCCAGCCTGGTCGCCCGCCGGGTGACGGCCCGGAACTGCTCCTTCGAGACCGCACTGACCTTCACCCCTCGTACGCCCGACCACCTGGCCGGACTCACCGCCTACTACAACACCCGCAACTGGCACTACCTGTACGTCACCGCCGAGGACGACGGATCCCCCGTACTGCGAGCCCTGAGCTGTGCGGCCGGAAAGCTCACCGCGCACCCTCCCGTCATCCCGATCGAAGCCGGGCACCCCGTCCTGTTGCGTGCCGAACTCGACGGTTCTGATCTGCACTTCTCGTACGACACCGGCCGCAGAGGTATCCGGCCACTGGGACCGTGTCTCGACGCCACCGTCCTGTCGGACGAGCACGCCGACGAATTCCACGACGGACAGCTGAGGGTCCTCGGCTTCACGGGCGCCATGCTGGGACTGTGGGTCCAGGACCTCGACGGCGCGGGCGTCCACGCGGACTTCACCCACGCCACCTACCGCACCGAACCGGACCACCTCTCATGA
- a CDS encoding carbohydrate ABC transporter permease encodes MSGVTTGGGARPTRRAVALTTGLLVLFVLYSLAPTWFLIVSATKNQTDLYSTFGLWFSDNHLTGNLKGIWTYHDGVFTRWMGNSILYSTLGAAGCTLISLAAGYAMSKFEFRGRGALFAVIVGASLLPSTLLAFPLYLVFAKIGLTNTIWSVLIPYFINPFAVYLGKVYADSSVPTELMEAARIDGASELRIFWAVALRLMRTGGVTIFMLVFIDIWNNFFLPLFMLTGERTFPVSLGLYSWLQQAQNARDMNTLVLTGSLLSIVPLAVFMFSLQKYWRSGILMGSLK; translated from the coding sequence ATGAGCGGCGTCACCACCGGGGGCGGAGCGCGCCCCACCCGCCGGGCGGTGGCCCTCACCACGGGGCTGCTGGTCCTCTTCGTGCTGTACTCGCTCGCCCCCACCTGGTTCCTGATCGTCTCCGCGACCAAGAACCAGACCGACCTCTATTCCACCTTCGGCCTGTGGTTCTCCGACAACCACCTGACCGGCAACCTCAAGGGCATCTGGACCTACCACGACGGGGTGTTCACCCGCTGGATGGGCAACTCGATCCTGTACTCGACGCTCGGCGCGGCGGGCTGCACGCTCATCTCGCTCGCCGCCGGTTACGCGATGTCGAAGTTCGAGTTCCGGGGCCGGGGCGCGCTGTTCGCGGTCATCGTCGGAGCCTCGCTGCTGCCGAGCACCCTGCTGGCGTTCCCGCTCTATCTCGTCTTCGCGAAGATCGGCCTGACCAACACCATCTGGTCGGTGCTCATCCCGTACTTCATCAACCCGTTCGCGGTCTACCTGGGCAAGGTGTACGCGGACAGCTCCGTGCCCACCGAGCTGATGGAGGCCGCCCGTATCGACGGCGCGAGCGAGCTGCGGATCTTCTGGGCGGTGGCGCTGCGGCTGATGCGCACCGGCGGCGTCACCATCTTCATGCTCGTCTTCATCGACATCTGGAACAACTTCTTCCTGCCCCTGTTCATGCTCACCGGAGAGCGGACCTTCCCCGTCAGCCTGGGCCTGTACTCCTGGCTCCAACAGGCCCAGAACGCCCGGGACATGAACACCCTCGTCCTGACCGGATCGCTGCTGTCCATCGTGCCGCTCGCCGTCTTCATGTTCTCGCTCCAGAAGTACTGGCGCAGCGGAATCCTCATGGGCAGCCTCAAGTGA
- a CDS encoding carbohydrate ABC transporter permease produces MSTLTRPAKVATGSPGRRSSPRPRRRGARNGLLFALPFLLGFVATYVVPIGYALSQSLYEKKSSGLGFGPTRVVFSGFANFSGVLGDGAFWSSMLRTLLFGTAQLTVMLGLSLLLALLLDGVAARAVRFFRAALLIPYVVPAVVSTVMWLFLYSPTGSPLLDMAHRAGADIDFFGGLNTYLSLGNLLTWQGVGFNMILISAALQALPRELYEAARLDGAREWRIAWSVKIPNITGILVLTGMFSLIGRLQLFAEPLMLRQIAPESINTDFTPMMEIYDKAFKTGNYQYAAAESLVLAVVTGILAFVFYHVTNRKVS; encoded by the coding sequence GTGTCCACCCTCACGCGACCCGCGAAGGTCGCCACCGGCTCCCCGGGCCGGCGCTCCTCCCCCCGGCCCCGGAGAAGGGGAGCCCGCAACGGGCTGCTCTTCGCGCTGCCCTTTCTGCTGGGCTTCGTGGCCACCTATGTCGTACCGATCGGCTACGCCCTCAGCCAGAGCCTGTACGAGAAGAAGAGCAGTGGTCTCGGCTTCGGCCCGACCCGGGTCGTCTTCAGCGGCTTCGCCAACTTCTCCGGGGTCCTGGGCGACGGCGCCTTCTGGTCGAGCATGCTGCGCACCCTGCTGTTCGGCACGGCGCAGCTCACGGTGATGCTCGGGCTGTCCCTGCTGCTCGCCCTGCTCCTGGACGGGGTGGCAGCCCGCGCGGTGCGGTTCTTCCGGGCGGCGCTGCTCATCCCGTACGTCGTGCCCGCCGTGGTGTCGACCGTGATGTGGCTGTTCCTCTACAGCCCGACCGGCTCCCCGCTGCTGGACATGGCCCACCGGGCCGGCGCGGACATCGACTTCTTCGGCGGCCTGAACACCTACCTCTCCCTGGGCAATCTGCTCACCTGGCAGGGCGTCGGCTTCAACATGATCCTGATCTCCGCCGCGTTGCAGGCGCTGCCGCGTGAGCTGTACGAGGCGGCACGGCTCGACGGGGCCCGGGAGTGGCGCATCGCCTGGTCCGTCAAGATCCCCAACATCACCGGCATCCTGGTCCTGACGGGCATGTTCTCCCTGATCGGCCGGCTCCAGCTGTTCGCCGAACCGCTGATGCTGCGGCAGATCGCACCGGAGTCGATCAACACCGACTTCACGCCGATGATGGAGATCTACGACAAGGCGTTCAAGACCGGCAACTACCAGTACGCCGCGGCCGAGTCGCTGGTCCTGGCCGTGGTCACCGGAATCCTCGCCTTCGTCTTCTACCACGTCACGAACAGGAAGGTGTCATGA
- a CDS encoding ABC transporter substrate-binding protein: protein MSLFRTRALASVATVASLSVLLAACGGGGDSDSAGKSTKGKVTLQFWSWTEGIEAQTKVWNKEHPDTQVTFVNVAGDSAYQKLRAAVNAGTAPCLSKMDGMNLANFAADGLLTDITKVAAKYRSAYTAPAWNAVSPGGTTFGIPAGSSPLFTAYRADLFQKYGIVAPKTWDDLIAAGKKAQKQNKNVKIFNMAGEDPSTLVDLSWQAGAQWYKVDGDHWVIGLTSPAALRAGDVVQQLVDNDLASNASYADPGVFKTWDLGKTIAMTTSTWQLPIYDTNFPKSKGKWQLADAPVFDTAQPRTSSNFDTTAVLKGCKYPDRAAEFAAWLSSSKESLTTLTDPASKSGLFPAVKDVSPYVDKIIPTDMFNGKSDSAQVITTAAARVGDQWQYGPDYASMYSEMQKQWGKVMNKQLKVKDMLASLQKWTLDDLKSKGIKAVAGS from the coding sequence ATGTCCCTGTTCCGTACCAGAGCTCTCGCCTCGGTGGCCACCGTGGCGTCCCTGTCCGTCCTGCTCGCCGCCTGTGGTGGCGGCGGTGACTCCGACTCCGCCGGCAAGAGCACGAAGGGCAAGGTCACGCTGCAGTTCTGGAGCTGGACCGAGGGCATCGAGGCCCAGACCAAGGTGTGGAACAAGGAGCACCCCGACACCCAGGTCACGTTCGTCAACGTGGCCGGCGACTCCGCCTACCAGAAACTGCGGGCCGCGGTGAACGCGGGCACCGCGCCCTGTCTGTCGAAGATGGACGGAATGAACCTGGCGAACTTCGCCGCCGACGGCCTGCTGACCGACATCACCAAGGTGGCGGCCAAGTACAGGAGCGCGTACACCGCACCGGCGTGGAACGCGGTCAGCCCCGGCGGCACCACCTTCGGCATCCCGGCCGGCTCCTCGCCGCTGTTCACCGCCTACCGGGCCGACCTCTTCCAGAAGTACGGCATCGTGGCACCCAAGACCTGGGACGACCTGATCGCCGCCGGCAAGAAGGCCCAGAAGCAGAACAAGAACGTCAAGATCTTCAACATGGCGGGTGAGGACCCCAGTACCCTCGTGGACCTGTCCTGGCAGGCGGGCGCGCAGTGGTACAAGGTCGACGGCGACCACTGGGTCATCGGCCTCACCTCGCCCGCGGCCCTGAGGGCCGGTGACGTCGTCCAGCAGCTGGTGGACAACGACCTCGCGTCCAACGCCTCGTACGCCGACCCGGGCGTCTTCAAGACCTGGGACCTCGGCAAGACGATCGCGATGACCACCTCCACCTGGCAGCTGCCGATCTACGACACCAACTTCCCCAAGTCGAAGGGCAAGTGGCAGCTCGCCGACGCACCCGTCTTCGACACCGCCCAGCCGCGCACGTCCAGCAACTTCGACACCACCGCCGTCCTCAAGGGCTGCAAGTACCCCGACCGCGCCGCCGAGTTCGCCGCCTGGCTGTCCAGCAGCAAGGAGTCGCTGACGACGCTCACCGACCCCGCCTCCAAGTCCGGCCTCTTTCCCGCCGTCAAGGACGTCTCGCCGTACGTCGACAAGATCATCCCGACCGACATGTTCAACGGGAAGTCGGACAGCGCGCAGGTGATCACCACGGCCGCCGCCCGGGTCGGCGACCAGTGGCAGTACGGGCCCGACTACGCGTCCATGTACTCCGAGATGCAGAAGCAGTGGGGCAAGGTCATGAACAAGCAGCTCAAGGTGAAGGACATGCTCGCCTCACTGCAGAAGTGGACCCTGGACGACCTGAAGTCCAAGGGCATCAAGGCCGTCGCCGGCAGCTGA
- a CDS encoding hydroxyacid dehydrogenase: MSTSPLPATVFAMNPVHLPELFPPSLMVRLQELATIEPGLVVQDFTDPAAARALARAEVLITGWGCPHIGAEVLDTAPRLRAVLHTGGSVRSMVGDAFWDRGLTISSAVDANALPVAEYTLAAILLAGKDAFGLRERFRAERVHPAPGDYATVGNLGRRVGIVGASRVGRRVLELLRPFDLSVSLYDPYVADSDARALGAVPLPLDELLRTSDVVSVHAPDTPETYRMLSRDGLALIPDGGVLINTARGALVDTEALTDELVSGRISAVLDVTEPEPLPVDSPLYRLPNVFLTPHIAGSLGNELARLGGAVVAELERLVAGLEPAHAVRRAELAISA, translated from the coding sequence ATGTCCACGTCCCCGCTGCCCGCCACCGTGTTCGCGATGAACCCGGTACATCTGCCCGAGCTCTTCCCGCCATCCCTCATGGTCCGGCTGCAGGAGCTGGCGACGATCGAACCGGGCCTCGTCGTCCAGGACTTCACGGATCCCGCGGCGGCCCGCGCACTGGCTCGGGCCGAGGTGCTGATCACCGGCTGGGGCTGTCCTCACATCGGTGCGGAGGTGCTGGACACGGCTCCCCGGCTACGTGCCGTCCTGCACACGGGTGGCAGCGTACGCAGCATGGTCGGGGACGCCTTCTGGGACCGCGGGCTGACCATCTCCAGTGCGGTCGACGCCAACGCACTGCCCGTCGCGGAGTACACGCTCGCCGCGATCCTGCTCGCCGGGAAGGACGCCTTCGGGCTTCGCGAACGCTTCCGCGCCGAGCGAGTCCACCCGGCTCCCGGCGACTACGCCACGGTCGGCAACCTCGGCCGCCGGGTCGGGATCGTCGGCGCCTCCCGGGTGGGCCGCCGCGTGCTGGAACTTCTGCGGCCCTTCGACCTCTCGGTCAGCCTGTACGACCCGTACGTGGCCGACAGCGACGCCCGGGCGCTCGGCGCCGTACCGCTGCCCCTCGACGAACTGCTCCGCACCAGCGACGTGGTCAGCGTGCACGCGCCCGACACCCCTGAGACGTACCGGATGCTCAGCCGTGACGGGCTCGCCCTGATCCCCGACGGGGGTGTGCTGATCAACACCGCGCGGGGCGCCCTCGTCGACACCGAAGCCCTCACGGACGAGCTGGTCTCCGGCCGGATCAGCGCCGTACTGGACGTGACCGAACCGGAGCCGCTCCCCGTCGACTCCCCTCTGTACCGCCTGCCCAACGTCTTCCTCACCCCGCACATCGCCGGTTCTCTCGGCAACGAGCTGGCGCGCCTCGGCGGCGCGGTCGTGGCGGAACTCGAACGCCTCGTGGCCGGCCTCGAACCGGCCCACGCCGTGCGCCGGGCCGAGCTGGCCATCAGCGCCTGA